The region TGCCATTTCTCCAATGGATGGGATCGGTCCAGAAGATATTAATATTCCTGATTTGCTGAACCGATTAAAGGATGATGAAGTAAAGGAATTAATTTTGGCAACGAATCCAAACATTGAAGGGGAAGCAACAGCAATGTATATTTCCCGTCTTGTCAAACCATCCGGGATAAAAACAACCCGTATTGCCCATGGCTTGCCGGTCGGCGGGGATCTTGAATATGCGGATGAAGTTACGTTATCCAAGGCGTTGGAAGGCAGAAGGGATTTATAGAGCGTGTTCAAAAAGTCTGGTGATGGGGGGATTCGATGGGGAGAAGAATAAAGAAAAAGGATATCGATGAGGAATTGTTGGATGCTATTTTCAATTTGGAGAGAGAATGGAAACAAATCCGTTCATTGATTGAAAGAAGTATTGACCCAATGGAGTCCAGC is a window of Lentibacillus daqui DNA encoding:
- a CDS encoding YaaL family protein; this encodes MGRRIKKKDIDEELLDAIFNLEREWKQIRSLIERSIDPMESSILRENLAQAKYLYLLREARHRKISAVRYN